Below is a genomic region from Deltaproteobacteria bacterium.
TCTGCGCGATCACCTTGTAGCAGGCGTCAACCACCCCATCGCCATCGCCCTCGCCTTCGCGCTGCTCGCCATCGACGCGCAGCCGCAACTTCGCGTGCGGCAGCGTGCCGCTCAGAGCCGTGACGTTGAGCTCGATCAATTCGAAGCGATCCGGCACGCGCACGGTCTCTTCGGTCACGATCGCGACGAGGTCGTCGTCGTAAACGTTCTTCTTCAGGTCGGCGAGCACCTTGAAACGTTCGAACGCCTTGTTCATGTCGACTTCGTACAACTCGACGCCGAGTTGCTTGAGCCGCTCGGCGAACGCGTGGCGGCCGGAGTGTTTACCCAGCACCAACTTATTGCTGGAGATGCCGACGTCCTCAGGACGCATGATTTCGTACGTCTGCTTGTCCTTGAGAACGCCGTCCTGGTGAATACCGGCCTCGTGCGCGAAGGCGTTGTCGCCGACGATCGGTTTATTCGCCGGCACCGTCAGGCCGGTGACCTGGGCGAGCAAGCGGCTGGCCGGATAGATCTGTTCGGTGACGATGTTGGTGCGCACGGTATGGAAGAAGTCCTTGCGCGTGGCCAGAGCCATCACCACTTCTTCGAGCGAGGTATTGCCGGCGCGCTCGCCAATGCCGTTGATCGTACACTCGATCTGCCGCGCGCCGTTGCGGACTGCGGCGAGCGAGTTGGCCACCGCCATGCCGAGGTCGTTGTGGCAGTGCGCGCTCCAGCACACCGTGTCGCCACCCGGCGTGTTGGCGATGAGGTACTTGAACAGTCCGCCAAATTCTTCGGGCACCGCGTAACCGGTGGTGTCGGGCACGTTGAGCGTCACCGCGCCGCAACGAATCACTTCGCCGAAGACCTTGACCAAGTAGTCGCGATCCGTGCGTGAGGCGTCTTCAGCCGAGAACTCGACGTAGTCGAGGTGTTTCTTCGCCATTTCGACGGCCCAACACGCCGCGTCGAGCACCTCTTGCTGGCTCATCATGAGTTTTCGCTTGAGATGCAGATCGGAGGTGGCGATGAAGATGTGTATGCCGGGCCGCTTCGCCTTCTCGACGCTCTTGATCGCTTGCCGGATGTCGGCTTCCTTCGGGCGCGCCAAGCTCAGCACGATCGGCCGCGCCACAGTCTCGGCGACGCGGGCGACCGAATCGAAATCTCCCGGCGATGAAACGGCGAAGCCCGCCTCGATCACATCGACGCCGAGCTTTTCGAGCTGCCGTGCGATGACCACCTTCTCTTCGACGTTCATCGTCGCCCCGGGCGACTGCTCGCCGTCGCGGAGCGTGGTGTCGAATATCTGCACTACTGCTGGTTCCATGGCGCACCCCCTATAGCATCGACTCCGGTGGGCGGCGACACCCACATCGGGTCGGTCTGAATTGCGTGAGTCATGCGGCCGACCATGCGGCTGGTCGGTGCGACTTCGCCGGCGACGATGCGGGTCGGCAGAGCCTGGAAGGACTCTGCGCGCACCGTCATCGCCTTGAACACGGCCTCGAACGCGGTGTTACCGCCGCGCGGGCCGAGTCCGTTGATCGTACACTCGATCTGGCGCGCTCCGTTGCGCACCGCGGCGAGTGAGTTGGCAACCGCCAGTGACAGATCGTCGTGACAGTGCACGCTCCAGCACACCGTACCGCCGCCCGGCGTGTGGCCGATGAGGTACTGGATCAGCGCGCCGAATTCATCGGGCAGCGCGATGCCGGCGGTATCGGGGACGTTGACTGTGGTGGCTCCGCAGCGGATCGCCTCGCCGTAAATTCGTACCAACGCGTCGCGATCCAGTCGCGAGGCGTTGGCCATCGTGAACTCGACCTCGTCGAGTTGCTGCTTGGCATACTCAACCGTGCGGCAGGCGGTGTCGACGACCTCCTGCCGCGTGCGCACGAGCTGAGCGCTGGAGGCAGCCACGAAGACGTGAACGCCGGGATGCTTTGCCTTGGCGACGCTGCGCACTGCGTGGTCGATGTCGGACTCAATGGCGCGCGCCAGGCTGAGCACAACCGATTCGCTCACCGCCGCGGCGATCGCCGCGACCGCTTCACCGTCGCCATCGAACGCTCCCGGAAATCCCACCTCGATGACATCGACGCCCAGTTTCTCAAGCTGACGCGCGACGGCGACCATCTCGGAGACGGACAGAAGAGCCGACGACGATTGGCCGTCGCGCAAGGTGGTGTCGAGAATCCGAACTCGGTCTGCTTCCATGGCGCACTCTCCTTCGCCGCGGTGCCGTTGCCGACCCGCTGCGGGCTATGCGACCAAAAGAAAGGGCCACGGGGTGCGCCACCCGTGGCCCTCTAGAAGCAGAAACGCCACGGAGCGGTCATCCCACCCGTGGCGTCTTTCGGTCGCGTATTGGTAGTCTACGCTCCCCCGGACGCAGCGGGTGGGCACGGCAGCAGCAGCCCGAGGAGCAGAAGACCCAATGCGTTGTGCGAGCGAGCGTTCATTGCGCACCCTTCGTAGGCGACTCGCTCGATGTTGTCAAGGTGGGATTTTCGACGACCTTGAGCGGATGCCGTCGCCCGCGCGCATGCAACAGCCAGCGGCCGCGCACAAACAGCGAGCGCGCCGGTCCTGAGAGCGCGAACAGCGTCGAGCCCGCGAATGCCATCCATTGCGGCTCGGCGATGAGCAGGTTGAGCACGAGGATCACGAGCACCAGCATCGAGAACGGATGGCGACGGTGCAATTGCAACTCTTTGAAGCTGAAGTATTTCACGTTGCTCACCATCAACGCGGCTAAGCCGTAGATGACGAGTAACACCAACAGATGCTTGTGGGTGGCGCCGGCGCCGCCGTACTTGTAGTAGAGCAACACAGTCGCCGCGATCACGTCGGCGGCGGCTGGAATTGGGAGGCCGATGAAGTGGCGCTTCTCGACATTGTCGTACTGCACGTTGAAGCGCGCCAAGCGCAACGCGCCGCAGGTGACGTAGAGCGATGCGGCCAGCCAGCCCCAGTTTTGCCACGGCTCGAGTGCCCAGCGGTAGGCGAGAATGCCGGGCGCCACGCCGAAGGCGACGAGATCCGCCAACGAATCGTACTCGATGCCGAAGCGGCTGGTGGTGCGCGTCAGGCGCGCGACCCTTCCGTCGAGGATGTCGAAAATCTGCGCCAGCAAAATCGCCAGTGCGGCGAGTTGGAAATCGCCGTGCAGGCTGGCGATGACCGAGTAGAAACCGGAGAACAATCCGCCGGTGGTGAAGAGATTGGGCAGGATGTAAACACCCTTGCGTAGCGGCGCGGGCATGCCCCGACCGCCGCGAATGACGCGCACGCGTTCTTTTACTGCCATGAGCCGATCACCGTTTCGCCCGCGGTGGTGTGGTCGCCGACACGTACCTGCACCGCGACCTCGGGTGGCAGATAGATATCCACCCGCGATCCGAACTTGATGATGCCACAGCGCCGTCCACGCTCGACGTTCATACCGGGACGAAGATAGCAGACAATCCGGCGCGCCAGAAAGCCCGCGATCTGCACGAAGCACACGCGCCGCCCATGCTTGTCTTCGACGACGATGGCGTTCTGTTCGTTGTCGAGCGAGGCTTTCTCAGCGAAGGCGCGGAAGTACTTGCCGTGATTGTAGTGCGTGCTCACCACCGCACCGCTCACCGGATTGCGGTTCACGTGGACGTTCAGCGGCGACATGAAGATGCTGACCTTGATCGTATCGGCGTGGAGAAAGCGATCCTCGCGTACCGGTGCGACGGTGATCACACGGCCGTCGGCTGGAGCGACGATCAGCCGTTCATCTGCTGGGGAGATCCGTTCCGGATCGCGAAAGAAGTTGAGCACGATTCCAAACAGCCCGGCACCAACGATCGCGCCGATCGCGCCGCCGAGCAGCCACAGCAACAGCGCAATGCCCGCGGCGCCAGCGATCAGCGGATAGCCCTCGCGCGCAATGGGAAGCCCCGCCCAGTGGGCGGGCATCTCTCGGGTCGCCTCAGTATTCACGGTGCGCGGACTATAGCGGAAGGACGGCGGAGACCCAACTCTTTGGTGTGACGAGCGCTGCTGGCCCTCGGCGGCACCGGGTCGAGTCCTCGGTTGGACAGCGATGGGCTTCGCGCGCAGGCGCGGAAGCCTGCCGCTACCTAGATTGTCAGTTCTTGCTCTTATCTACCAAGCGCTCCGAGGCGAGCCATGGCATCAGTGACCGCAGCTTGGCGCCGACTTTTTCGATCGGATGGTTCGCGCCTTCTTTGCGTAGCTCCTTGAAGTGCGGGCTGCCGCAGCGGTACTCGGTGATCCACTCGTTGGCGAACTTGCCGCTCTGGATGTCGGCGAGCACTTGCTTCATCGCCGCCTTTACCTCGGGACCGATGATCTTCTTGCCGCGCGTCATGTCACCATACTCGGCCGTGTTGCTGATCGAGTAGCGCATGTTGGCGATGCCGCCTTCGTAGATCAGGTCGACGATCAGCTTCACTTCGTGCAGGCACTCGAAGTACGCCATCTCCGGCGAATACCCCGCTTCGACGAGGGTCTCGTAGCCAGCGCGAATCAACTCGGTGAGACCGCCGCAGAGCACCGACTGTTCGCCGAACAGATCGGTCTCGGTCTCCTCCTTGAAGTCGGTCTCGATCACCGCAGCCCGCGTGCCACCGATGCCCTTCGCGTACGCAAGGCCGACGTCTTTGGTATTCTTCGACGGGTCTTGATGGATCGCGAGCAGACACGGCACACCGCGACCCTTTTGGAACTCGCTGCGCACGAGATGGCCGGGGCCCTTCGGCGCTACCATGAACACGTTAACGCCGGCCGGCGGAACGATTTGTTTGAAGTGGATGTTGAAACCATGTCCGAAGGCGAGGTACTTCCCGTCGCGCATCCCGGGGGCGATTTCGTTCTCGTAGATCTCCCCGCCTTGTTCGTCCGGCACCAGGATCATCACGATGTCGGCCGCCTTCGCGGCGGCGGCGGTCTCCATCACCGTGAGGCCGGCGGCTTCCGCCTTCTTCCAGGAGCTGCTGTCGCGACGCAAACCAACGACCACGTCGAGCCCGCTGTCGCGCAGATTGTTGGCGTGTGCGTGGCCTTGGCTGCCGTAGCCGATCACTGCGATCTTCTTGCCTTGGATGTGCCGTAGATCGGCGTCTGGGTCGGTGTAGATCTTCACGCTGCTTGCTCCTTCCCGTTGCGCGCGGCGAGCATTTGCATGCCGCGGTGCATCGCCACCTTGCCGGTGCGTGCGATTTCGACGATGCCGAGCGGGCGTAGGAGATCGACAATCGCGCGGATTTTGTCCTCGTCGCCGGTCAGCTCGATGATGTAGCTCTGCGCGCTCACGTCGATCACTTTGGCGCGGAAGATGTCGACGATGTTCATGACTTCCGCGCGCGTGGTCTCGGTTGCGGTGATTTTGATGAGCGCCAGCTCGCGCTCGACGTGCCTGGTGTCGAGGAAGTCGATCACCTTGATCACGCTGATCAGCTTGTTGAGCTGTTTGGTGATTTGCTCCAACACCTGATCATCGCCGTGAGTGACCAACGTAATGCGCGAGACCGTCGGATCGAGGGTTTCGGCGACCGTGAGACTCTCGATGTTGAAACCGCGTCCGCTGAAGAGGCCGGCGACGCGAGCCAGGACGCCGAATTCGTTCTCGACCAGGACAGAAATCGTGTGGCGCATGAGGTCAGTGCGATCGATACTTGCCGAGAATCTCCATGATGTGATCCTTGCCGGCGAGCTTGAGCTTCTGGAGGCGTTTCTTTTCGACTTCTTCTTCTGGCGTGAGGAAGTGTTTGTGCTGGAACGTGGCGAGCTGCTTTTCGAGTACGAGGTGCTCCTCGTAATAGCGGCGCAGCTCAACGTCCTTGTCCAACAGAGTACGGATCAACTCTTCTTCATGCTTCTCCATAGTGATCTCCATCAGGCAGGTGGCCGGAAGCTACCGCAGGGCTCGGTCACTGTCAAATTACCCCGATGCGATGAAAGTGTCACGATTCTAGTGCGTTAACAAAATTTTCGCTCGGCCTCAGAGGCCCGAACGTAGAACGGCTCCACGCTCGCCAACTCGGCCGCAACACCTGCCGCGAGGCGTTCACGCCCGATGGCCGCAACGGCCGCGCCAGACGGTGGCGCCGCAGCGAGCGGTAGTCGTTTGACCACGGCGCCGAAGAGCTCGATCAACACGTCTTGGTATTCGTCGACGCCATCACCGATGAAGACCACATCCTCTGGGCCGCTCACAAAACGAGCCAGTTCGCGCGGAGCGATGGCCATCTCGGCGACCACACGATCGAGCTGGTCGCCGCGCCAGCGAAAGCTGGCGGCGTAGATCTCGCTGCGGCGCGCATCGAGGATCGTCCACACCGTTTCGGTACGAGGGCCGAGTGCGCGTGCGAGCGCTTCCAGCGTCGGCACCGCCACCAGATGAGCGTTGGCAGCGTACGCCAACCCCTTCGCCGTGCTGAGCCCAACACGCAGCCCGGTAAACGACCCAGGGCCGGCTGACACCGCGATCGCGTCGAGATCACTGATCGCGATGCGCGCTTGAGTGAGAACGCCGTCAATCAGGGGAATGATGGCGGCAGCGAGCGTGTTCTCGACGCGTTCGGTCCGCTGCGCGACGGCCACGCCGTCGCGATCAATCCCGACACTCGCGGTCCACGTCGCGGTGTCGAGTCCGAGGGTCCACACGGTGTGCTAGCCCTGTAGGACGCGGGCGATGTCGTTGTAGAAGGCGAACAGCATCAACGCGATCAGCACAAACAAGCCGACCTGCTGCGCCAGTTCGCGGTAGCGCAGCTCAATCGGGCGGCCGAGCAGTCCTTCGATGGCAAAGAAAAACAGGTGCCCACCATCGAGCACCGGGATCGGCAGCAGGTTGAGGATGCCGAGATTGATGCTGATCACCGCGGTGAACATGAGGAGAAACTCGATGCCCAGCGCCGCCTGCTTGCCGGCTTGGCGGACGATCTCGATTGGCCCGCCGATTTCGCTCGATGGGATCTTGCCCGAGACCATCTTCACCAATCCCACCAGAATCGTCTCACCCCAGATGAACGTTTGCTGACCAGCCATCCAGACAGCTTCGAGCGGGCCAACGTTCTTCACGTCGAGCCCGGGCTCGATGCCGATGAGATAGAGTTTGGTTTCGAGTTCTTCGCCGAAGATCGTCTTGTTGGGGCGCTCCTTCGGCGTGACGTTGATCTTGCGTTCGCCGCCGTTGCGATCGATCGTCAGCGTCAGCGTGCGACCGCCACTCTGACGGATCGCCTGCGACATTTCGTCCCAGGTGCTGACCGGCTTGTCATCAACAAAGCGAACGACATCGCCGGCTTCGACGCCGGCCTCGATCGCCGGCATGCCGGCCGACAGCCCGCCGACCTTCGCCTGTTCGCTCGGTGTGCGTACGCCGAACGCGATGTACGTCACGCAAAAGATCAGGAAGGCAAATAGCAGATTCGTGCCCGGTCCGGCGAAGACGATGGCAAAGCGCCGGCTGACAGGTTGGTGCGCAAACGACACCTTCTTCGCCGCCTCGTCCAGTTCGGCGTCGGAATCCTCGCCCTCCATTTTGACGTAGCCGCCCAGCGGGACGACACTGAGTTGATACTCCGTATCGCCGGAGCGCCAACCGAATAGTTTTGGACCGAAGCCGATGGAAAAGCGGAGCACCTTGACGCCAACGCGCTTGGCTACCAAAAAGTGACCCAGCTCGTGCACCAAGATCAGAAATCCCAGGACGATGATGGCCGCGAGAATACTGGTGGGCATTGAATCTCCTCACTCCACCTCAACGGCAGAGATCGACGTAATAGTATAGGAGGGCTACCGGGAACACCAGACTGTCGATGCGATCCAGCACGCCGCCATGGCCGGGGAAAATCCATCCCGACTCCTTGGCGGCGAACGTGCGCTTCATCATGGATTCGCACAGATCGCCTACCTGCCCCACCACGCCAATCACTACCGCAACCACCGTCGCTTCAGTCCATCCCAGGTCGGGGACATCGAGTCCCATCAGCGGTAGCAGCACCAGCTCTACGATACCGACCCCCGCCACGCTTCCGGCGAGAATGCCGAGTGCGCCTTCGACGGTCTTGCCGGGGCTGACGCGCGGCATGAGCTTGTGCTTGCCGAACGCGTGGCCGGCGAAGTAGCCGCTGCTGTCACCCCCCATCCCCGCACCAAGGAGAAGAATGACCCAGCCGGCGCCGTGCGGCGTCTGCCACAGCCACACGAAGTACGGCAGCAACACGCTGACGTACAAAATCCCCAACAACGTCAGGCCGAGATCGCCGATGCCCTTCTCGAAATCGACACGCGCCAGCAACGTCCAGCTCAACCCGATCACTAAAGCGGCCACCATCGCGAAGGCGAGCCAGTCGGCGCGGGTCGACGCGCTCGCGATCGCCAGCATCCAACCGAGCGCCACACCCAACGCGCGCGAGCCCGGTTGGCTCGGAAACGCCATCACGAAATATTCGAGGACACCAACCGCCGCGATCAGCGCCAACACCGCGGCGAAGAGCCAGAATGGTGCGTACTTGATCAGTAGCAGCAGCAGAGGGATGGCGACCGCGGCAGTCGCGAGCCTAGCGCGCAACACGGAGCGGTTCCCCTTGCGGCGATTCGAGCACGCGGCCGAAGCGCCGTTCGCGTTGCTGAAACACCGCGAGTGCTTCACAAAACTGGCGCTCGCGGAAGTCCGGCCACAGAGTCTCAGTGACGAAAATTTCGCTGTACGCCAGCTGCCAGAGGTAGAAGTTCGACAGCCGCATCTCGCCACTGGTGCGAATGAGCAGATCGGGATCAGGAATGCCGTGCGTGCTGAGGTAACGGTCGACGACAGCTTCGTCGATGCGGTCGGGGTCGAGTCGCCCCGCTTCACACTCACGGGCGATCACCCGCGCGGCGCGGACAATGTCCGAGCGGGCGCCGTAACTCACCGCTAGCACGACCGTCATCCCGGTGTTGTGTTTGGTGGCTTCGATGTCCGCCGCCAAGTAGCGCTGCACCGCGAGCGGCAGGCGAGTCGTGTCGCCAACGGCGACCAACCGGATGTCGCGCTCCATCATTTTCTTGAGTTCGGTGCGCAGGTAGCGGCGCAGCAAGCCCATCAACGCGCTCACTTCGGTGCGCGGACGTTGCCAATTTTCCGTCGAGAAGGCGTACAGGCTGAGATACTCGATGCCCAGGTCGCGCGCTTGTTCGACGATTGCCCGCACGGAGTCCTTGCCGTGTTTGTGCCCTTCGATGCGGCTGAGGCCGCGCTGCTGCGCCCACCGGCCGTTGCCGTCCATGATGATGGCGACGTGACGGGGCAGACGCGTCAGGTCCAGAGAAGGCAGCGCCGGCACCGGATCAAACCTCGAGAATTTCTTCTTCCTTGGTCTTCAGCGCTTTGTCGATGCGTTCAATGTAGCCGTTGGTGATCTCCTGCACCTTCTCCTGGCCGCGACGCAGATCGTCTTCGGTAATTTCCTTGTCCTTCTCCAGCGTCTTGAGCATGTCGATGGCCTCATGGCGATGATTGCGCATCGAGACGCGATGGCCCTCCGCTTCCTTGCGAACATGCTTGACCAAATCGCGCCGCCGCTCGGCGGTCAGTTCAGGGATGGGGATGCGAATGATCTTGCCGTCGTTCATCGGCGTCAGGCCGAGGTCCGACTGCTGAATGGCGCGTTCGATTTCCTGCATCGCGCCCTTGTCGTACGGCTGCAACACGAGCATCCGCGGCTCCGGCGCCGAGATCCCCGCCAGTTGGTTGAGCGGCGTCTTGGTGCCGTAGTAGTCGACCATAATGCCGTCGAGCAGCGCCGTGGAGGCGCGGCCGGTGCGCGTGCGCCCGAAGTCACGCCGGCAACTGACCAGCGTCCGCTCCATGTCCTTACGCAGTCCTTCAATGACCTCGTCTATCATGGTCGTTGCCTTACTATGGTGCCGACTGCCTCGCCGGTAACTGCACGCTTGATGTTGCCGCGCGCGGAGAGATCGAACACGATGATCGGCAGCGAGCTCTCTTTACAGAGCGATATGGCGGTCGCGTCCATGACCTTGAGTTCCTTGCTCAGACACTCCAGATAGGTCAACTCCGTGAACTTCTTCGCGTTGGGTTTCTTGCGCGGGTCGGCGTCGTAGATGCCATCGACGTTGGTGGCTTTGAGCATCACTTCGGCCCCGATCTCCGCCGCGCGCAAGCTCGCCGCCGTGTCAGTAGTGAAGAACGGATTGCCGGTGCCGCCGGCAAAGATCACCACCCGCCCCTTTTCAAGATGGCGCGTGGCGCGCCGGCGGATGTAGGGCTCGGCGACTTGCTGCATCTCGATGGCCGACTGGACGCGAGTCTGCACGCCTTCGCGTTCGAGCGCGTCTTGCAATGCTAAGGCGTTGAAGATGGTGGCGAGCATGCCCATGTAGTCCGCGGTGGCTCGCTCCATGCCGCGACTGCTGCCGGCCACGCCGCGAAAAATGTTCCCACCGCCAATCACCACGGCGACCTCGGCGCCGAGATCACGCACTTCTTTGATCTCGCCGGCAATGCCTCGCAAGACATTATTGTCGATCCCAAACTCCTGCCCGCCGAGGAGGGCTTCGCCGCTGAGTTTGAGGAGAATACGCCGGTAGCGCAGCCGGGTTGGCGACGCTGTTGCTGCCGCTCCGCCGCGGCGAGGCACTCCGGCCACGACTTATGCCGCCTGCTCGGTCTGCTCCCCGAGCTGGTACCGCGCGAAGCGCTTGACCGTTATCGATCCACCGACCCGCTTCACGACCTCCGCCAACCACGTGCTCACGGAGCGATCGGGGTCCTTGATGAACGGCTGTTCGAGCAAGCAGACATCTCTGAAAAACTTGTCCAACTTGCCGGTCACCATCTTCTCGATCACTGCGTCGGGCTTTCCCGAGGTGGCGGCTTGAGCGCGATAGATGGCGCGCTCGCCATCGAGGACATCGACCGCCACTTCCTCACGGCGGACGTAGCGCGGATTCGCCGCAGCGACTTGCATCGCGAGATCGCGGACCAGTTGGGCGCAATCCGCTGAATTCGTGATCGCTCCGTCGCGGGCCAGTTCGAGCAGCACGCCGATCTTGCCGCCAGCGTGGATGTAGGAGCCGACTAACCCGCCGTTCGCCGGTGATTCGAAGCGCGCCGCCCGGCGCATCACGACGTTCTCGCCAGTCTTCGCCACCGCAGTGGTAATCAGCTCACCCAGATTCACGTCGGCGCCATGCGTCAACACTTGTTGGGCCGCCTGCTCGACCAGCGCGCCGAATTCGGGCGTGCGGGCGACGAAATCGGTTTCGCAGTTCACTTCGACCAGGGCGCCGACCGTGCCGTCGCCATTGCTGGCCGCGACGATCAGACCTTCGCTCGCCACGCGGGTGGCGCGTTTCGCCGCCGCGGCGAGTCCCTTCTCGCGCAGTACGACGATCGCCTTTTCGAGGTCGCCTGCACTGTCGGCGAGCGCCCGCTTGCAATCCATCATTCCCGCCCCGGTCTTATCGCGCAGTTCGCGAACCAGGGCGGCGCTGACTTCACTCACTGCACCATCCCTCCTTCGACAGTGGCCGCGGGGGCCACCTGGCTCGGGCCGGCGTCGTCGGCAACCTGGTCGCTCACACCCTTGGCGCGCTCTTCGGCGCGTGCGCGACCTTCGAGGACCGCATCCGCGATCGCCCCGCAGAACAGACGAATGGCGCGGATGGCGTCGTCGTTGCCGGGGATCTTGTGATCGATCACGTCGGGGTCGCAGTTGGTGTCGACCACCGCGACCACCGGGATGTGGAGCTTGTTGGCTTCCTTGACCGCGATCTCTTCCTTCTGCGGGTCGATCACAAACAGCGCGTCGGGCAGCTTGCGCATGTTCTTGATTCCACCGAGGGCACCGAGGAGCTTGTCGCGCTCGCGACTGACGTTGAGCATTTCCTTCTTGGTGAGAGCTTGGGCCATCACCGGGTTCTCGAGCGTCTCTTCGCACTTCTTCAACTTGTCGATGCTCTGCTTGATGGTTTGGAAGTTCGTGAGGGTGCCGCCCAGCCAACGGGTGTTGACGTAGAACATGCCGCAGCGGTCGGACTCTTCCTTGATCGCGTCCTGGGCTTGCTTCTTGGTGCCGACAAACAGGACGTGGCCGCCCTGGGCCGCCACTTCGCGCACGAACGCGTAGGCGTTCTCGAAGAGCTTTACCGTCTGCTGCAGATCGATGATGTAGATGCCGTTGCGGGCGCCAAAGATGTACGGCTTCATCTTTGGGTTCCAGCGGCTCGTTTGGTGGCCGAAGTGCACACCGGCCTCCAAGAGCTGCTTCATGCTCACTTCCATACAGATCTCCTCTCCAACATTCAGAACCGGGTCAGATTCAAGAGCACAGAGATAACAGAAAGGGAATTCCTCAGGCAACCGCCCGCTACTGGTTCATCGAGGCCAGGAACTCGGCATTGGTCTTGGTGTCGCCGACCTTGTCGAGCACGAATTCCATGGCCTCGACCGGGTTCAACTGGGCCAACAGCTTGCGCAAAATCCATACGCGGCTGAGGGTTTCGCGTTCCAGGAGCAGCTCTTCCTTGCGCGTGCCCGAACGGTTGATGTCGATGGCGGGGAAAATACGCTTGTCGACCAGCCGGCGATCGAGGTGGATTTCCATGTTCCCGGTGGCCTTGAACTCTTCGAAAATCACTTCATCCATGCGACTGCCGGTGTCCACGAGGGCGGTCCCCATGATGGTGAGACTGCCGCCGTCTTCGATGTTGCGCGCGGCACCGAGAAACTTTTTCGGCTTGTGCAAGGCGTTGGAATCGACGCCACCGGAAAGGATCTTGCCGCTCGGCGGCACCACCGTGTTGTAGGCGCGCGCCAAGCGCGTGATGCTGTCGAGCAGGATCACCACGTCGCGGCCGTGCTCGACCAGCCGTTTCGCCTTCTCGATCACCATTTCCGCCACCTGCACGTGGCGGGTAGCGGGCTCGTCGAAGGTCGAACTGATCACTTCGCCCTTCACCGAGCGCTGCATGTCGGTGACTTCTTCCGGCCGCTCGTCGATGAGCAGGACGATCAGCACCACCTCCTTGTGATTCTGCGTGATGCCGTGCGCAATATGTTGCAGCATCATCGTCTTGCCGGTACGTGGCGGCGCAACGATCAGGCCGCGCGTGCCCTTCCCGATGGGCGTGAACAGATCGATCAGTCGCCCCGTGAATTCTCGCGGATCGTGTTCCAACTTGAGCTGCTCATTGGGATACAGCGGCGTGAGGTTGTCGAAGAGGATCTTCTCGCGCGCCTTCTCCGGCTCCTCGTAGTTGATCGCTTCAACCTTGAGCAGGGCAAAATAGCGCTCGCCCTCTTTGGGTGGCCGAATCTGACCGGAAACCACATCGCCGGTACGCAAGTTGAAGCGGCGAATCTGACTCGGAGAGATGTAGATATCGTCGGGGCCGGGGAGGTAGTTGTAGTCGGGCGCGCGGAGGAATCCGAAACCGTCGGGCAGTATCTCAAGGACGCCTTCGCCGTAGACGAAGCCACTCTGCTCGGTCTGCGCGCCCAAGATGGCAAAGATCAGCTCCTGCTTGCGCAGATTGGCGGCGCCTTCGACATTGAAGTCTTTCGCTATCTGCGCCAGCT
It encodes:
- a CDS encoding UMP kinase, producing MPRRGGAAATASPTRLRYRRILLKLSGEALLGGQEFGIDNNVLRGIAGEIKEVRDLGAEVAVVIGGGNIFRGVAGSSRGMERATADYMGMLATIFNALALQDALEREGVQTRVQSAIEMQQVAEPYIRRRATRHLEKGRVVIFAGGTGNPFFTTDTAASLRAAEIGAEVMLKATNVDGIYDADPRKKPNAKKFTELTYLECLSKELKVMDATAISLCKESSLPIIVFDLSARGNIKRAVTGEAVGTIVRQRP
- the rseP gene encoding RIP metalloprotease RseP, which codes for MPTSILAAIIVLGFLILVHELGHFLVAKRVGVKVLRFSIGFGPKLFGWRSGDTEYQLSVVPLGGYVKMEGEDSDAELDEAAKKVSFAHQPVSRRFAIVFAGPGTNLLFAFLIFCVTYIAFGVRTPSEQAKVGGLSAGMPAIEAGVEAGDVVRFVDDKPVSTWDEMSQAIRQSGGRTLTLTIDRNGGERKINVTPKERPNKTIFGEELETKLYLIGIEPGLDVKNVGPLEAVWMAGQQTFIWGETILVGLVKMVSGKIPSSEIGGPIEIVRQAGKQAALGIEFLLMFTAVISINLGILNLLPIPVLDGGHLFFFAIEGLLGRPIELRYRELAQQVGLFVLIALMLFAFYNDIARVLQG
- a CDS encoding isoprenyl transferase, whose protein sequence is MDGNGRWAQQRGLSRIEGHKHGKDSVRAIVEQARDLGIEYLSLYAFSTENWQRPRTEVSALMGLLRRYLRTELKKMMERDIRLVAVGDTTRLPLAVQRYLAADIEATKHNTGMTVVLAVSYGARSDIVRAARVIARECEAGRLDPDRIDEAVVDRYLSTHGIPDPDLLIRTSGEMRLSNFYLWQLAYSEIFVTETLWPDFRERQFCEALAVFQQRERRFGRVLESPQGEPLRVAR
- a CDS encoding elongation factor Ts; this translates as MSEVSAALVRELRDKTGAGMMDCKRALADSAGDLEKAIVVLREKGLAAAAKRATRVASEGLIVAASNGDGTVGALVEVNCETDFVARTPEFGALVEQAAQQVLTHGADVNLGELITTAVAKTGENVVMRRAARFESPANGGLVGSYIHAGGKIGVLLELARDGAITNSADCAQLVRDLAMQVAAANPRYVRREEVAVDVLDGERAIYRAQAATSGKPDAVIEKMVTGKLDKFFRDVCLLEQPFIKDPDRSVSTWLAEVVKRVGGSITVKRFARYQLGEQTEQAA
- the frr gene encoding ribosome recycling factor — protein: MIDEVIEGLRKDMERTLVSCRRDFGRTRTGRASTALLDGIMVDYYGTKTPLNQLAGISAPEPRMLVLQPYDKGAMQEIERAIQQSDLGLTPMNDGKIIRIPIPELTAERRRDLVKHVRKEAEGHRVSMRNHRHEAIDMLKTLEKDKEITEDDLRRGQEKVQEITNGYIERIDKALKTKEEEILEV
- the rpsB gene encoding 30S ribosomal protein S2, which encodes MEVSMKQLLEAGVHFGHQTSRWNPKMKPYIFGARNGIYIIDLQQTVKLFENAYAFVREVAAQGGHVLFVGTKKQAQDAIKEESDRCGMFYVNTRWLGGTLTNFQTIKQSIDKLKKCEETLENPVMAQALTKKEMLNVSRERDKLLGALGGIKNMRKLPDALFVIDPQKEEIAVKEANKLHIPVVAVVDTNCDPDVIDHKIPGNDDAIRAIRLFCGAIADAVLEGRARAEERAKGVSDQVADDAGPSQVAPAATVEGGMVQ
- a CDS encoding phosphatidate cytidylyltransferase; protein product: MLRARLATAAVAIPLLLLLIKYAPFWLFAAVLALIAAVGVLEYFVMAFPSQPGSRALGVALGWMLAIASASTRADWLAFAMVAALVIGLSWTLLARVDFEKGIGDLGLTLLGILYVSVLLPYFVWLWQTPHGAGWVILLLGAGMGGDSSGYFAGHAFGKHKLMPRVSPGKTVEGALGILAGSVAGVGIVELVLLPLMGLDVPDLGWTEATVVAVVIGVVGQVGDLCESMMKRTFAAKESGWIFPGHGGVLDRIDSLVFPVALLYYYVDLCR